The following proteins are encoded in a genomic region of Struthio camelus isolate bStrCam1 chromosome 3, bStrCam1.hap1, whole genome shotgun sequence:
- the SOX7 gene encoding transcription factor SOX-7, with protein sequence MAALLGTYPWPERLEGTAEGLPPGPPPRAPAGEKGAESRIRRPMNAFMVWAKDERKRLAVQNPDLHNAELSKMLGKSWKALSLAQKRPYVEEAERLRVKHMQDYPNYKYRPRRKKQVKRICKRVDPGFLLGTLARDQNAVPEKRPCGRAAGEKEGPGEYPPRPGLPPARGYREAPAGGSGSSNTSVDTYPYGLPTPPEMSPLDAIDPEQSFFSSPCPEDHHRSHLSGATFSPEYAATSLPCNPHALGACMIPPASSCPPLPPPPPPSYYTPAFHPVHPQNLHAHLGQLSPPPEHHSFDSLDQLSQAELLGEMDRNEFDQYLNTPGHADHGGALLNGHAPAASVAGSSHTSETSLISVLADATATYYNNYSVS encoded by the exons atggCCGCGCTGCTGGGCACCTACCCCTGGCCGGAGCGGCTGGAGGGGACGGCCGAGGGGctgcctccggggccgcccccccgggccccagCGGGGGAGAAAGGTGCCGAGAGCCGCATCCGTCGGCCCATGAACGCTTTCATGGTGTGGGCGAAGGACGAGAGGAAGCGTTTGGCCGTGCAAAACCCCGACCTGCACAACGCGGAGCTCAGCAAGATGCTCG GCAAATCCTGGAAGGCGCTGAGCCTCGCGCAGAAGCGGCCTTACGTGGAGGAGGCTGAACGGTTACGGGTGAAACACATGCAAGATTACCCCAACTACAAATACCGGCCGCGGCGGAAGAAACAGGTCAAGCGGATCTGCAAGCGGGTGGACCCGGGTTTTTTGCTGGGCACCCTGGCGCGGGACCAGAACGCTGTGCCGGAGAAGCGGCCCTGCGGCAGGGCGGCAGGCGAGAAAGAGGGGCCGGGTGAGTACCCTCCTCGCCCAGGGCTGCCACCTGCCCGGGGCTACCGGGAGGCCCCAGCCggtggcagcggcagcagcaataCCAGCGTGGACACCTACCCCTACGGGCTGCCCACCCCACCAGAGATGTCTCCTTTGGACGCCATAGACCCTGAGCAGAGCTTCTtctcctcgccctgccccgagGACCATCACCGCTCCCACCTCTCCGGAGCCACCTTCTCCCCGGAGTATGCGGCCACCTCTCTCCCATGCAACCCCCACGCTCTTGGTGCCTGCATGATCCCTCCAGCCTCCAgctgccctccccttcctcctcctcctcctcccagctaCTACACGCCTGCTTTCCACCCCGTCCACCCCCAAAACCTCCATGCCCACCTGGGCCAGCTCTCGCCGCCACCCGAGCACCACAGCTTCGACAGCCTGGACCAGCTGAGCCAAGCCGAGCTCCTGGGGGAGATGGACCGCAACGAGTTCGACCAGTATCTCAACACCCCCGGGCATGCCGACCATGGCGGCGCACTGCTCAATGGACACGCACCGGCAGCCTCGGTGGCCGGCAGCTCCCACACCTCCGAGACCAGCCTCATCTCTGTCCTGGCGGACGCCACGGCCACCTATTACAATAACTACAGCGTCTCCTAG